A single window of Lutzomyia longipalpis isolate SR_M1_2022 chromosome 1, ASM2433408v1 DNA harbors:
- the LOC129796912 gene encoding uncharacterized protein LOC129796912 isoform X2, whose product MSWQPGLPPPQSTQSVPLVPPYNQQQSQQWHQAPQQVTPTPGHLWQGNTGNPGWTDLQRQQVPGSQTHQQINTSTGGSSYQTQNMTSKHFQAAEAFESTGDAWGDWDWNDNQQQPQQNFMQQQQHHQNVSVQPQSLPMQQQSLPLMQQPQSLQAHQNYQPFPQQAPPVQSPNNNTNRFVPPVQDVNRGSPFSPPLNQFQQVQQAPQNHFNPSLPNTQGNFQSFVQPPSINQNVIEDSFSTDQGNWNWGMEAAKASPQPQEVVENQQMPENLASLPDDAKNTQATIPNPLLSRVIKSDHQLTPQWSTESQMSHSSSDRSGESENLDSRSSNTTSEEPQNDSSRSYSPKKGGDFNHQEPDKLDETLMALAAPAKVDTPKSPPLLERQTQSPGVLPTPPPAAIVQRSSPGPPPAASAPPPRSSPGPPPPSGSGQRSSERNPFKRSGMPVHKTLQFQTVPKSAVTAPKPAAAPENFFQPLPVVAQEAVNQENLIPDNAEVIPVAANQFPPARSGQEVENHEIAPNNDRNQFLETGHLAEEHLNTPAPTTSSPPSEAVDSLPPPGLSRYVLGEPEVRSTGGLDVSEPPPGLDRMVPGTDLANASNLSMERQADGQVSNLLSSTRRMVQQVPDSAPSLTERNLYLASGESDHQPQSQRVVTGDESGRVTHTFTPIVQARDHEIAIGDQRRDLEVDGENLQDQPQRIDRLRDEPIEGANTGDDDQANAAVGNNATEAESVATDTGGRKDTSNVSTCDDSDKDRNYYKSNRGRRKEKERYDSEDSEYTSDHGRRRYREGSNRDDRYERDRDKYGRYDGRDGGGRYSSREEYNRRRDDRDDIDSRRDEKGRKYRREYDRDRRDDRRKDDRYRDRDEKDRDRRRGRRYEYDEDYARRDRDRDMERDRDRRKDDRYRDEKDRDRRRPDRRYDYDDAYHRSGSRNTDRDRMREKDPRYNQQGYYQSGYGYDYSYYSQQQMQYYEALRRTNPQAYAEWYRKYYAQMQPQVAASDIPTDGRESVHSGRSSANDKERYSRSMQQFYQPEYQRSFSQTNNSTIMDGSYVGGNSGSFHQQQPSSLPYQQPQSFYVPNSGRQFYSQSDYSESRYDNSYNVEKVTEAEVARLTPKKFTNEHTNASLSAAGLLVCIKPRYTASGVSNVVKILNLGTNDATRKLFHAYPGPLVRGITHKKTVIEFCEDQIRLGPPSDTLRSRGNSMSSLCSQQSANRASFTLLWNLLILLLRQNGMVVGTDISELLMKNKSEFPYDLDGPASATKTASGRNSVQSDAKKSHEVSDAEVDESGDEPESRSKSSEERQSLTEEDVTDKFRNYLLYGNVNEALDWATDNNLWGHALFLASKVDRRSHANVMMKFANKLPLCDPLQTLYQLMSLRTPSSVTSAVDEKWGDWRPHLAMIISNTSQKPELNIKAITTLGDSLYNRGDVFGAHFCYLMAQVNFGKYRNVNQDSSQMSNTSTSPRLILLGSSPHRPFKQFATSEAIMMTEIYEYACTLNDEKFSVTEFQPFKYILASRMLDYGLQLKALLYMEQISKHIQQDPSKYEADFIERVFVMADRLKYYDPMHEKLLDDTSPDAQEGAADGQNWLNDLQSVLRQFNSGVLSYHSTSVPNLSQDPQASSTGYAQQQGIDYTKSDIDEQFREINQQFNQLNLQYQTDQQMQQQQQQNQPVSLDYTAPAMNPSDYQSQQLGDTYQNHYHSMPYGGAVDQGNPVQSMDSPNYYDPAQFGNAASLGQQQNMSENSSNFDYYGQSQTNTEMPKPQITMPNSFSNKPGFYEDTPQEGRERKQNDGAGSKGQANESAAKKGKEAAKGTAQHNNQSSGWFGGIWGKFSLKPKNQMILPDDKNPTIVWDPDKKKWVNTDGEADEAESFKPPPKMADFAAPQSNHEYSVPHPENLPQQIPQPTPQSTPAPAIVAAPLPSTDGAPVPKGNNLQSNMFKMQRNRTLKNSYVDVFNPSGAPMKSAQPVMAPTLPSVPQTGFFVPPTGSGANLSSEQADNTPQFYNPNQFGNFQQ is encoded by the exons atgtcttgGCAACCGGGGCTTCCGCCCCCGCAATCTACGCAGTCTGTGCCACTGGTGCCCCCCTATAATCAGCAGCAG TCGCAGCAGTGGCACCAGGCGCCTCAGCAGGTGACACCAACACCGGGACATTTGTGGCAGGGGAACACCGGCAACCCTGGGTGGACTGACCTGCAACGTCAGCAAGTTCCCGGCAGTCAAACACATCAGCAAATTAACACGTCAACCGGTGGATCGTCTTATCAGACGCAGAACATGACATCGAAGCACTTTCAGGCTGCGGAAGCCTTTGAAAGCACCGGGGATGCTTGGGGTGATTGGGATTGGAATGACAACCAGCAGCAACCGCAGCAGAATTttatgcagcagcagcagcaccaTCAGAATGTTTCAGTGCAGCCGCAGAGCCTCCCAATGCAGCAGCAAAGCCTCCCCCTAATGCAGCAGCCGCAGAGCCTTCAGGCACATCAAAATTACCAACCTTTTCCGCAGCAGGCACCTCCAGTTCAGAGTCCCAACAATAATACAAATAGATTTGTACCTCCTGTACAGGATGTAAATCGCGGCAGTCCCTTCAGTCCGCCTCTGAATCAATTCCAGCAGGTGCAGCAAGCGCCACAGAATCACTTCAATCCATCGCTGCCCAACACCCAAGGAAACTTCCAATCCTTTGTCCAACCGCCGTCAATCAATCAGAATGTCATTGAAGATAGCTTCTCAACGGATCAAGGCAATTGGAATTGGGGTATGGAAGCAGCAAAGGCATCTCCACAGCCACAGGAAGTCGTGGAGAATCAGCAGATGCCCGAAAATTTAGCCAGTCTACCTGATGATGCAAAAAATACTCAAGCAACTATTCCCAATCCTCTCCTGTCGCGCGTCATTAAAAGTGACCACCAGTTGACGCCGCAATGGTCGACGGAGAGTCAAATGTCGCATTCATCGAGTGATCGTTCCGGGGAGAGTGAGAATTTGGATTCCCGGAGCAGCAATACAACGTCAGAGGAGCCACAAAATGACTCCAGTCGTTCGTATTCACCCAAAAAGGGAGGAGATTTCAATCACCAAGAACCCGATAAGCTCGATGAGACTCTCATGGCACTTGCAGCTCCCGCGAAAGTGGATACCCCGAAGAGTCCTCCGCTTCTTGAGAGACAAACTCAATCCCCCGGAGTACTTCCTACACCGCCACCAGCTGCAATTGTACAGCGTTCCTCACCGGGACCTCCACCGGCGGCAAGTGCACCACCACCACGATCATCTCCCGGCCCTCCGCCTCCATCTGGCTCTGGACAGAGATCTAGCGAGAGGAATCCATTCAAGAGATCCGGAATGCCCGTACACAAGACCCTGCAATTCCAGACTGTACCCAAATCAGCGGTGACAGCTCCCAAGCCCGCAGCAGCACCGGAGAACTTCTTTCAACCCCTCCCAGTAGTGGCTCAGGAGGCTGTGAATCAGGAAAATCTCATTCCGGACAATGCAGAAGTCATCCCCGTGGCGGCAAATCAATTTCCACCCGCGCGATCGGGACAGGAGGTGGAAAATCACGAAATTGCCCCAAATAATGATCGGAATCAATTTCTCGAAACGGGACATCTGGCTGAGGAGCATCTCAACACACCTGCTCCAACAACGAGTTCTCCACCTTCCGAAGCAGTGGACAGCCTTCCCCCGCCGGGACTTTCGCGGTATGTTCTCGGGGAGCCTGAGGTTCGATCCACGGGGGGTTTAGATGTTTCCGAACCCCCACCGGGACTCGATCGAATGGTACCAGGAACGGATTTGGCGAATGCATCGAATTTGAGCATGGAACGCCAAGCAGATGGGCAGGTGTCGAATTTACTTTCATCCACGCGACGGATGGTGCAGCAAGTGCCTGATAGTGCCCCGAGTTTGACTGAGAGAAATTTGTATTTGGCATCGGGTGAAAGTGATCATCAGCCACAGAGTCAGCGTGTTGTTACGGGAGATGAGAGTGGACGTGTGACACACACCTTTACACCCATTGTCCAAGCACGCGATCATGAGATTGCCATTGGCGATCAGAGGCGCGATCTCGAGGTGGACGGAGAGAATCTGCAGGATCAACCACAGCGAATTGATCGGTTGCGCGATGAACCCATCGAGGGGGCGAATACCGGTGATGATGATCAGGCGAATGCTGCTGTGGGAAATAATGCCACAGAAGCGGAATCCGTTGCAACTGACACGGGAGGACGGAAGGATACATCGAATGTGTCCACGTGTGACGATAGTGACAAAGATCGCAACTACTACAAGTCTAATCGCGGCCGACGGAAGGAGAAGGAGCGATATGATTCGGAAGATTCGGAATATACGAGTGATCACGGGAGGCGGCGGTATAGGGAGGGCAGCAATCGAGATGATCGCTACGAGAGAGATCGTGATAAGTACGGGAGGTATGATGGTCGTGATGGAGGAGGACGATACTCCTCGCGTGAAGAATACAACCGTCGTCGTGATGATCGAGATGACATTGATTCGCGTCGTGATGAAAAGGGGCGCAAATACAGAAGGGAATACGATAGAGATCGCCGAGATGATAGGCGCAAAG atgATCGCTACAGAGATCGCGATGAGAAAGATCGTGATCGCCGTAGGGGTAGGAGATATGAGTACGATGAAGATTACGCGAGAAGAGATCGCGATCGAGACATGGAGAGGGATAGAGATCGTCGCAAAg ATGATCGCTATCGTGATGAGAAAGATCGCGATCGTAGGCGTCCAGATCGCAGGTATGACTACGATGATGCATACCATAGGAGTGGCAGTAGGAATACTGATCGTGATCGTATGCGCGAGAAGGATCCACGTTACAATCAGCAAGGATACTATCAATCAG GATACGGCTACGACTACTCCTACTATTCCCAGCAACAAATGCAATACTACGAGGCACTTCGCAGGACTAATCCTCAAGCTTATGCTGAGTGGTATCGCAAATACTATGCTCAGATGCAGCCACAAGTAGCTGCGAGTGATATCCCAACAGATGGGAGGGAATCTGTACATTCCGGACGTAGTTCAGCAAATGATAAGGAGCG GTACAGTCGATCGATGCAGCAATTTTATCAGCCTGAATATCAGCGATCATTCAGTCAAACGAATAACTCCACCATCATGGATGGAAGCTATGTGGGCGGCAATTCGGGGAGTTTTCATCAGCAGCAACCATCATCGCTTCCGTATCAGCAGCCACAATCGTTCTATGTACCAAATTCGGGTCGACAGTTTTATTCTCAAAGTGACTATTCCGAATCCAG atATGACAATTCGTACAACGTGGAAAAAGTAACGGAAGCAGAAGTGGCACGATTGACACCAAAGAAGTTTACGAATGAGCACACGAATGCCTCATTGTCAGCTGCTGGACTGCTGGTTTGCATTAAGCCACGTTACACGGCGTCAGGTGTGAGTAATGtggtgaaaattctcaatttggGCACGAATGATGCCACACGGAAGCTCTTTCACGCCTACCCGGGTCCTCTTGTACGTGGTATCACGCACAAGAAGACCGTCATTGAGTTCTGTGAGGATCAAATACGCCTTGGACCGCCGTCGGATACATTGCGATCCCGCGGAAACTCAATGAGTAGCCTTTGCTCACAGCAATCGGCAAATAGGGCTTCATTCACGTTACTCTGGAATTTACTTATTCTCCTTCTAAGGCAAAATGGG atGGTTGTGGGAACAGATATCTCAGAATTATTGATGAAGAATAAATCAGAATTTCCCTACGATCTCGATGGCCCGGCATCGGCTACAAAGACAGCAAGTGGCCGGAATTCCGTGCAGtcagatgcaaaaaaatcacacgaaGTAAGCGATGCGGAAGTCGATGAGAGCGGAGATGAGCCAGAGAGTCGTAGCAAATCATCTGAGGAGCGACAGAGTTTGACGGAAGAGGATGTAACTGATAAATTTCGCAACTATCTCCTCTATGGGAATGTCAATGAAGCCCTCGATTGGGCTACGGATAACAATTTATGGGGTCATGCTCTGTTTCTCGCCTCGAAAGTTGATCGTCGATCTCATGCCAATGTTATGatgaaatttgcaaataagcTCCCCCTTTGTGATCCCCTGCAGACCCTGTATCAGCTAATGAGCCTCCGAACACCGTCCTCCGTGACGAGTGCTGTTGATGAGAAATGGGGCGATTGGAGGCCACATTTAGCCATGATTATCTCAAACACCTCTCAAAAGCCAGAGCTCAATATTAAAGCCATCACGACCCTCGGGGATTCCCTCTACAATCGAGGAGATGTGTTTGGGGCGCATTTTTGCTACCTCATGGCTCAGGTGAATTTCGGAAAGTACCGCAATGTCAATCAGGATTCGTCACAAATGTCCAATACGTCAACTTCTCCGCGTCTTATCCTCCTTGGGTCATCTCCGCATCGTCCCTTTAAGCAATTTGCCACATCTGAGGCGATCATGATGACGGAGATCTACGAATATGCATGCACACTGAATGATGAGAAGTTCTCAGTGACGGAATTTCAGCCATTTAAGTATATTTTGGCATCCCGAATGCTCGACTATGGGCTGCAGCTGAAGGCACTTCTGTACATGGAGCAAATTTCAAAGCACATCCAACAAGATCCAAGCAAATATGAAGCTGATTTCATTGAGAGGGTCTTTGTGATGGCTGATCGTCTCAAGTACTATGATCCAATGCATGAAAAACTACTCGATGACACGTCTCCGGATGCCCAGGAAGGTGCTGCAGATGGACAAAATTGGCTCAATGATCTTCAATCGGTGCTACGGCAATTCAAT AGTGGAGTCCTTTCGTATCACTCCACATCGGTGCCGAATTTGTCTCAGGATCCACAAGCAAGTAGTACAGGTTATGCACAACAGCAGGGTATTGATTACACAAAATCCGACATTGATGAACAATTCAGGGAGATAAATCAGCAATTTAATCAACTTAATCTTCAGTATCAGACTGATCAACAAatgcaacagcagcagcaacagaaTCAACCTGTTTCACTTGACTACACAGCACCGGCAATGAATCCTTCAGACTATCAGTCCCAACAGTTGGGGGATACGTATCAAAATCACTACCATTCAATGCCCTATGGGGGTGCTGTTGATCAGGGAAATCCAGTGCAATCAATGGATAGTCCCAATTACTATGACCCCGCACAGTTTGGCAATGCCGCATCACTGGGCCAGCAACAGAATATGTCGGAGAATTCATCAAATTTCGACTACTACGGCCAATCCCAGACAAATACCGAG ATGCCAAAACCACAAATAACAATgccaaattctttttcaaacaaaCCCGGCTTCTACGAGGATACACCGCAGGAGGGTAGGGAGCGGAAGCAAAATGATGGGGCCGGAAGCAAGGGTCAGGCAAATGAGAGTGCTGCGAAGAAGGGAAAGGAAGCAGCAAAGGGCACAGCACAGCACAATAATCAATCAAGTGGATGGTTTGGTGGGATTTGGGGAAAGTTCTCTCTCAAGCCCAAAAATCAAATGATCCTTCCTGATGATAAGAATCCCact ATTGTTTGGGATCCGGATAAGAAAAAGTGGGTCAATACTGATGGTGAAGCTGATGAGGCAGAGAGCTTCAAGCCACCACCTAAAATGGCTGATTTTGCTGCACCACAATCAAATCATGAGTACTCGGTTCCGCACCCTGAAAATCTTCCTCAGCAAATTCCTCAACCAACACCCCAAAGTACTCCAGCCCCAGCAATAGTCGCGGCCCCTCTACCATCCACAGATGGAGCTCCAGTGCCCAAAGGGAACAATCTTCAATCAAATATGTTTAAAATGCAGCGAAATAGAA ctttgaaaaattcctacGTAGACGTTTTCAATCCAAGTGGTGCCCCAATGAAGTCAGCTCAACCCGTTATGGCGCCAACATTGCCTTCGGTTCCGCAGACTGGCTTTTTCGTTCCTCCAACTGGAAGTGGTGCTAATTTATCGTCGGAACAAGCAGAt AATACACCCCAATTTTATAATCCAAATCAATTTGGTAATTTTCAACAGTAG